Sequence from the Trachemys scripta elegans isolate TJP31775 chromosome 5, CAS_Tse_1.0, whole genome shotgun sequence genome:
TTTTAGTATGTTTGAAAACAGTGAATGATATATTGCATATTTACTAGCTTAACTTTTTGcttatgatttgtgtcaagctgcattaggatgatAACTGGAACTTAATGAAGCATACCACAGcgcataacatttatttttattaaacaaaacaaccttaaatgttttggatagaTCAACTTCTTTTATCAAAACATATTTCACACTTATAACTAAATGACTTATCAAATGAACAGATGGATTAACCGTAgtcagtgaattaaactgattatttcaggtcagcccaggaacattttcaaatatgtctaAGTAGAAGTGACTGGAACTTAAGTTCCTATTCACCTGagtctcttgaaaatgagacagCAGTCTcttagttgttttttttccccttcaccttCCAAAgtactttaataataaaaatatatatatcttgcTCTCAGCAGGGGAGAGGGCGGGGTGTCGGGTCTGAAACCCATGCCCGAGGTTTCAGGAGCACACAGAGAAGCCAGAGCTGGCTGCAGACAGAGAGCAAATAGGGATGTCTCCAAAGAAAGCTGGGTCAGtcatggggtgcaggagcaggaggaagagcaCCAGGCCCAACACATAGAAGATGACAACAGTGAGGCGCTGAGGATGCTCCAGGGCAACACAGATGGCAGGGAAGCCAATGTAGTTGCAGAAGGAGTGGCACAACACAGGGCCAATCAGGTGTCCTGTCCTAATGAAGATGAACGCTGTGTAGGCACCGAAGACAGCTGTGTATGAGAACTGGAAGATGCTGGCCACGCTGCCCTGGTGGAACTGTAGCTGCTCAATAACGTGGTGGAAGTGAGCGACACCGAAAAAGAGCGGGCAGGTGAAGATGGCTGGCCCTAGGCTGGTGCAAGGGCTGAGCATGGGCAGCATACAGGCCCGGAACACCAGCTCCTCCGTCAGGAGTGCGATCACGTGGTTGCGGAGCCAGCGCATGTCACTCAGGCACAGCGCCCAGAAGCGGGGGGTCAAACATGACCTTCAGTCCATCAACCCAATCCCAGGGACAGTCCATCAAGAGCTGAATGAGGGGCCCAAGGAACAGGACCATGGTGAGCAACAAGGGCAGTAGAATCGCTGGCACGATGCCCTCCAGTCGGAAGCCCAGCAGAACTAGCAGGGGTATACCTGGCTTACTGCCTGTCAGCTCCTTCCAGAGCCAGATGAAGAGTGGCGAGAGGCTGGAGACTATCAGAACGCTGGTGAATCGCCGCTTGATCACGGCCGGGTGGTCTTGGGGCAAGTGGCTGTTCTACACATAAAGGCTGCCCACGGAGGCACGGGCCAGGCTGAGGCAGGCAAGCAGCGCAGCCCAGCAGAGCATGGGGGAGCCAGGGCCTGGCGCCAGCCTGGCAGCGGGGACCAAGGGGAAGTTGGCCAGGCCCGGCGCCTCCGGCCCGCCCGGGGTTGCATCAGCTGTTATTTAGGCTGtccttcaaacttttaaaatcagtagatctcatcccttccctccctcattTTCATTCATAGGCTGGATGAGAAAGAGCAGGACAAATTGTGTTTTAACTCCCAATCAGTTTCTCAGctttgaatgaattagtccaaatgaAGAAAGTATTCTTCTGGTGCAGAACAATCTTCTGTTGTGAAAAGCCAGTTAAGCACTTCAACAGACTCTGGTTTCAGGTGCTTTAACTAGTGAcctccaccagttcagtggtgtgactttctttaaaacatcagcaaacatGTGTTGCTTGAATGCTTCACCTCCAGCCCTGAAATTTATTATGGTTGGCGTGACTGAAGGGTGATCACTAAATGCCCATGTCATAGCAGCAGCCTCTTCTTCATTAGTTGGGTATCTACCCTGGTACTTTGGGTAAAGAATATTGGCAAGAAAATGAAGTGGAATAAGTGCTTGAGCCATCTGATTCTTTACTGCCTGCAGTTTAACTTTGTTACTAGGTATTTTGTTCTTCAATGTATCTTGAAGttcttttaaaatttcagcagCATCAGCAATACAGCAGCAATCTTTCTGCAATTTGTCTAAGGctatggaaaatagattcaaCACAACTTCTACGTTTCTCTTTAGTCCAATGTTGACTACTTTGGCTGTGATCATTCCATCTATTTTAGTCCCAATTTTCTTCACAAATTGTCAACAGAATAGGTCAGTTCTTAAATAGCTCAAAACAGTCAACCACTGAATTCCATCGTACGTCTCGGGGGAGAATTCATTTGGATCCTTCTGCTTTCTTCATTGAAGCTGAAGCAAAGTGATTGttttggaagtattttgcaatttcaacatttttcctTTGTTCCTGGAGTTGTACTTAAGCCTTTGGTTACAACAAACATCAAATAAGCACTACACCCATATATTATTAATTTCAGATTCTGTTCATCTTCTAAATTGCTGCATTTGCTGCATTTTCTTGAGAAAGCTATTTACTTGACACTCGACCTTTTGTTCACGGTTTGTTATAGCTTTGACGGCTACTTCTTTTAAGTATTCTGCCATATGGTCATTTCAGCAACATAGACAGTCTggtcttctgttgtcacacagaCACTATTACTGGATTATTGTGTGTATTGCGCCACCCATCAAGACTGAGATTAACAAATTTCTGGTCAATGTTGTTTGCACACAGTTCAATTTCCTTCTCTTACATTGCATTCACCAGTGTCTGCTCTGCCAGGTAGAGTCTAGCATGACCAGAATGATTTAACCATGTCAAtgaacaagacaaaaaaaaaattcgtAAATGAACTGAGCAATCTTTTCATATATTGAATCTTGCAGGTTCCAATTACGAACTTCTCCATGGTTCTACTAGATGAtgaacaaaatcttttttttttatacaagtaATTTACTGTTTGATGTATGTCTAGTTACAGCACTGCTGGTGGTACTAGCAGATGACTCTGAAGTTGTAGACGTTACAGATG
This genomic interval carries:
- the LOC117877815 gene encoding LOW QUALITY PROTEIN: CAAX prenyl protease 2-like (The sequence of the model RefSeq protein was modified relative to this genomic sequence to represent the inferred CDS: deleted 1 base in 1 codon; substituted 1 base at 1 genomic stop codon), coding for MLCWAALLACLSLARASVGSLYVXNSHLPQDHPAVIKRRFTSVLIVSSLSPLFIWLWKELTGSKPGIPLLVLLGFRLEGIVPAILLPLLLTMVLFLGPLIQLLMDCPWDWVDGLKVMFDPRFWALCLSDMRWLRNHVIALLTEELVFRACMLPMLSPCTSLGPAIFTCPLFFGVAHFHHVIEQLQFHQGSVASIFQFSYTAVFGAYTAFIFIRTGHLIGPVLCHSFCNYIGFPAICVALEHPQRLTVVIFYVLGLVLFLLLLHPMTDPAFFGDIPICSLSAASSGFSVCS